From a single Anomaloglossus baeobatrachus isolate aAnoBae1 chromosome 4, aAnoBae1.hap1, whole genome shotgun sequence genomic region:
- the ADIPOR2 gene encoding LOW QUALITY PROTEIN: adiponectin receptor protein 2 (The sequence of the model RefSeq protein was modified relative to this genomic sequence to represent the inferred CDS: deleted 1 base in 1 codon): protein MTVGVTISPLIRGSGTHRGLWCDAGHPSSIKDPDVGPPHPMNTPEEEGSSVRPESVLRLRRGHMPVTSEGTNSQHDQYDEVCALLDEPPPCPAQENTPEDSDVVEEPAQEDEGFMGMAPLLQAHHAMERVEEFVCKVWEGRWRVIPHDVLPDWLKDNDYLLHGHRPPMPSFRACFKSIFRIHTETGNIWTHLLGCVFFLCLGIFYMFRPNMAFIAPVQEKVVFGLFFLGAILCLSFSWLFHTVYCHSEGVSRVFSKLDYSGIALLIMGSFVPWLYYSFYCNPQPCFIYLIIICVLGIAAIIVSQWDLFATPQYRGVRAGVFVGLGLSGIIPTLHFVISEGFLKAATMGQIGWLLLMASLYITGAALYAARIPERFFPGKCDIWFHSHQLFHIFVVAGAFVHFHGVSNLQEFRFTVGGGCAAQEVL, encoded by the exons ATGACCGTTGGTGTGACCATCTCCCCTCTGattagaggcagcggcacccaccgTG GTCTCTGGTGCGACGCTGGCCATCCGTCCAGCATAAAGGACCCTGACGTGGGACCCCCACATCCCATGAACacaccggaagaggaggggagcagcGTCCGTCCTGAGTCTGTCCTGAGGCTGCGCAGAGGACACATGCCAGTCACCTCCGAGGGCACCAACTCCCAGCATGACCAGTACGATGAAGTGTGCGCCCTTCTGGATGAGCCCCCTCCATGCCCTGCCCAGGAGAAC accccggaggacagcgacgtaGTGGAGGAGCCGGCCCAGGAGGATGAAGGCTTTATGGGAATGGCTCCGCTCCTCCAGGCCCATCACGCCATGGAGAGGGTTGAAGAGTTCGTCTGCAAG GTGTGGGAGGGGCGGTGGCGCGTCATTCCTCACGACGTGCTTCCCGATTGGCTGAAGGACAACGACTACCTGCTGCACGGGCACCGGCCGCCGATGCCCTCCTTCCGGGCCTGCTTCAAGAGCATCTTCAGAATACACACGGAGACGGGCAACATCTGGACCCACCTGCTAG GCTGCGTCTTCTTCCTCTGCCTCGGCATCTTCTACATGTTCCGGCCTAACATGGCGTTCATCGCCCCCGTGCAGGAGAAGGTGGTGTTCGGCCTCTTCTTCCTCGGCGCCATCCTCTGCCTCTCCTTCTCCTGGCTCTTTCACACGGTGTACTGCCACTCGGAGGGAGTGTCCCGCGTTTTCTCCAA GTTGGACTATTCGGGCATTGCCCTCCTCATCATGGGCAGCTTCGTCCCGTGGCTCTACTATTCCTTCTACTGCAACCCGCAGCCGTGCTTCATCTACCTGATCATCATCTGCGTCCTGGGCATCGCCGCCATCATCGTCTCCCAGTGGGACCTGTTTGCCACCCCGCAGTACCGCGGCGTCAGGGCGG GTGTGTTTGTCGGATTGGGCCTCAGCGGGATCATCCCCACCCTGCACTTCGTCATCTCTGAGGGGTTCCTGAAAGCGGCCACCATGGGGCAGATTGGTTGGCTTCTCCTCATGGCCTCCCTGTACATCACCGGCGCCGCTCTGTACGCCGCCCGCATCCCCGAACGATTCTTCCCTGGAAAGTGCGACATCTGG TTCCACTCTCACCAGCTTTTCCATATCTTCGTTGTGGCCGGAGCCTTCGTCCATTTCCACGGCGTCTCCAACCTGCAGGAATTCCGCTTCACGGTGGGCGGC GGCTGCGCGGCGCAGGAGGTGCTGTGA